The genome window GTCAGTGAAAGGATAAAATTGTGGTTAACTGCCACTACAACAACTATGGCACCAATCAAAATAAGTATGTAAGCCATTATTGCTACAAGTTCACCACCTATTTTGTCAGAAAGCCATCCGCCAAATATTCTGATAACTGAGGCAAGCAGTGAAAATCCAAATGCCATTAGAAGACCGGCTTTCCTGAGCTCCACATCATAGCTTTGAACCCAGAAAACTATAAACCAGCCTGTTAATGCCAGAAATCCACCAAAAGAAACAAAATATAAAGCAACCAGAGCCCATGTCTGTATATGTCTTGCAGAATTTTTAAGGGAGCTGATTAATCCTCCTGTGGGGATTAATTCCTGGCCAAGCTGTTTAGCCAGTTCTACAGCTTTATCATGGGGAACTCCTGCTTTTACCAGCTGGAAGTAGGGAGCATCCTTAGCCAGTAAGATATAGATTACTGTTCCAACAAGTAAAAATCCAAACCATGCTATATATGACCATGTTAATCCTATTTCTTTAAGGGCAAATGGAAGTATCATCCCAAATAATCCAGGGGCAAGATTTCCAACCCCTGCATATATTCCAAGAGCTGAACCCTGTTTGCTTTCAGGAAACCAGTAAGCAGTCTGGGCAATGCCAACAGAAAAAGTGGCAATTCCACAGCCACTTAGAAAACCAAAAAACAGGATTAGCCAGTACATCCATGGCTCAAGGTTTGGATAATACAGATATAAAAGTGTTGATAACCCTCCCATTCCGATTACAGCGAGGATTAACAGTGTAGCAAGTGGAATTTTACCACCTACCTTATCAACCCATGCTGCAAATGGTATTCTAAGGAGTGAACCTGTAAGGTTGGGTGCTGCAACCAGTAGTCCCATTAAGAAGCCAGATAATCCTAAGATTTCTTTTAAATTTTTTGCAACAGGACCATAAAGGGAAACTGCTGCAAATCCTATAAAAAATCCCCAGGTTGCCATTATAAGCCCTATCTGGGGATTACCTGTAATCTCAATAACTTTCCCTTGGTATTCAATCTTTTTGTGCATTAAGATGGCCTCCCTATACTATCTTTTTAAGGTCTTCCTCTATTTCAGTGAAAACCTTGTATCTTTTTTCTGGTTTTTTAGTTATCATTTTGAAGATTATTTCGCTAAATTCCTTTGATATTTCTGGATTTAGTTTTGATGGTTTTTCTGGTTCAGGCTCATCGTAAATTTGAAGTAAATCCGGTCTTGTATAAGGAGCTTTTCCTGTGAGTTTTCTGTAAAGCTGGTATCCAAAGGCAAAAATTTCTTCTTCTTCACTGGATTTATTTAGGAGAATATCGTTTATTTCCAGTCTGATATTTTTGTTTTTCATCAGATTGTTGAAAACTATCAAAAATCTAAGAGCTTCTTTTGATATTTTTGATAAAACTCTTCTGTAAAACTTCTCAAAGCTTTCTTTTGGTCTTTTGAGGCGTAGATATTCTTTGATAAGCTCTTCAACATAATATTTAACTTCTGATAAAGGAATAGATTTTATTAAAAGCTTCCCCTCCTCTTGCTCCCCGGTCATTGTCCCACCATAATACATATCAACACCAACAGTTGTTTCTCCATCTTTTTTGAACTTTACCCCTACAAAACCTATGTCTCCATTTCCATGAATACCGCAGCCTTTCTGGCATGCAGACCAATACATTCTGATTTTTGTATCTGAAGGGTCAGCAGGATAGTTTTGTGTTAGATAATCTGCAAGTTCTATTGCATCCGGTTTATTGGGAATAACCCCAAATGGACAGTGTTCTGTTCCTGCACAGGCTATTACATCATTAAAGTAAGGGGAGTTTATGTTTTTGTATTTCTGGTAGATAGGAAGGGATAAGAGTTTAGAGATATTTTCCTCTGAAACGCCAAGTATGTAAAGATTTTGTGCAACTGTAAGTCTTATTTCTCCATTTCCAAATTCCTTTGAGGCTTCTGCAGCCTCTATCATAGCTGTTCCCGAAAAAATTCCAGACGGGACAACCATATGCATGGCAAATGTCCCGTCTTTCAGCTGAACTTTCCCTGTTTTTTCCCCTCCCTCCATTTCTGTTAAGGTTTTTCCTGCCTCTTCAAATTCTCTACCAGCTTCATGTTTAACTGTATCTATAATCTCTTCCATTCCAACAGCATCAATCATATATTTAAGCCTGTTTTTGTTTCGGCTATCTTTGAAACCATATTTTTTGAAAACTCTGGCTAATGCTTTAAAAAAGAGGGGGACTTCCCCCCCAGTCAAAAACACCCCTGCAGGCCTGGCAATAGCTCCTACTTTCCCTCCCAAATATACGTTAAAACCGAATATCCCATCTTTTTCTGCTAAAACAAAGCAGGCATCATGTCCGTAAATATTGCATCTATTGGAGTATGAGCCAGATATTCCAATATTAAACTTCCTTGGTAGCTGGCATATCCATTCTGGATTTTTCAGGAAAATCTTTTGAATGTTAAGAAGAATATCCCATGTCTCTATTACATTATCAAAGGCTACCCCATCTAACGGGTCTTGAACTATATTTCTAAAATTATCCACTCCTGTCTGAAAAGTTGTTATTCCAACACTTTCCAGTTCCTTTAAAACAGTAGGAATATCCTCAATCCTTATATAACGCAGTTCAACCTGCATTCTGGTTGTAAGGTCTATATAGTCATTTCCGTATTGCTTTGCTACTTCTCCTAATTTTTTCGCCTGCTGATAGTTTAATTTTCCCCCTGGAATTCTAACCCTCAGCATAAATCTTTCTGGAGTTGCAGGTCTGTAAAAAATCCCAAAACATTTAAAGAAATAATTCAAATCATGCTCAGGAATAGAAGAAAATCCATGCTGTGCGTAATATTCAAGTTTTTCCCATGCTTCTTGTGGAGTGTGTTCCTGCTTCAGCTTTTCTATTTTATTTATTCTTTTGTTTCTTTCCTGAGAAATTTTGAGGAGTTTTTTCATTTTTTTTCCTTTCGGGCTTTTTTAGTTGATATATTTTCAAGAACCGTGCCAAAAAAATTAAATTTTAGATGAACCTTGAAAAACAAAGCTTTTCTAAATTTTTTATAGTAAAATCAAATGAGTGGATTTTCACAAAATTTGTGCAAGGAGAAATGAGAATGATTGAATATCTGAAGGTTGTAGGCACAGGAAAGAAAAGATTAAAAGACCTTTCTCAACAGGAAGCTTACAATGCTGAAAAATTAATCATAGAGGGAAAGGCAACAGACTTGCAGATTGGAGCTTTCTGGGCAGCTGAAAGGATAAAATACGCGTCAGTAGAGGAGCTCAAAGGTTTTATAGACGCCCATAGGGAATATATGGTTAGTGTAAAAACAGACCTGAAACCGCTTGATATAGCTATAAACTATGATGGCAAAAACAGGTCTGTGCATGTTCTTCCTGCAGCGATATTTATTGCAACAGGTTCAGGAGCTTATCTAACTGGACATGGAGCAGAAAATATCCCTTCTAAATATGGAATTACCTATCATCAGATACTTGAATATATGGGAGCAAGAACCCCTGATAATCTTAATACTGTAGTTAAGGCTCTCGAAGAAACAGGATTTGGATTTGCACACCAGAGATTGTTTGCACAAAAATTGTTCAATTTATTACCAAAAAGAAAGGAATTTGGATTAAGAACATATCACAACACAATGGAACGTATGCTGAACCCATTTGGAACAGATAAGGTAATTACAGGAGTATCCCACCCTCCGTATATTCAGAAATATACAGAACTTGCTAAATATGTAGGTATAGAAAAGATAACTGTATTCAAAGCCCTTGAAGGCGGTGTAGAACCGTTTCCTAACCATGAAACTATCTTACATTTAAATGGTAAGGAAATTAAAATTTACCCTGAAGGTGTTAATAAAGAGTTCATTCTTAGAAAAATATCCCCTGAAGAAAATGCAAAAGTCTGCCTTGATATACTAAAAAATGAAGACCAGAACCATACCCCTTTTGCCATCTTAACAGCAGCAATTTTAATTATGGCTTATGGCTTAACAGATGATTTAGACACTGCAAAACAAATATCCACAGAAACCCTAAAATCTGGCAAAGCTTATGAGAGGTTTAAAAGGTATATTGAAATTACAGATGAGTATCATTAATTTTTAAATTGAAATGATTGATGGAGTTGGGAATTCAGGAGCTTATTATCAGGGGTATAAAAACATTAATGATATAAAGCTGCAGCAGATTATACAGCAGCTTCGTATGACTGAACAAAAAGTAAAAGCACATGAGATGGCACATAAAGCTGCAGGAGGTGAATTAACTGGAGCTGTTCACTATAAATATAAAGAAGGTCCTGATGGAAAGTTATATATAGTTGGAGGAGAAGTCCCAATAAAAGTAAAAGAAGGGAAAACCCCAGAAGAAACTATTCAAATAGCCCAGAAGATAAAAAGAGCAGCCCTCGCCCCAGCAGACCCTTCTCCACAGGATAGAGCCGTAGCTGCCAGAGCAGCTATGATTGAGATGAAAGCAAGAATGGAACTGCAAAAACAGCAACAGGAAGAAAATAATCAACAACAGAAAATAGATATATTTGTTTAACACTGCACTTTATATACAAAGTCAGCAAATCTTTTTAAGTTGGAAGAAAGAAATATAAACTTTAGCTTTGTTCTATATTCAAAAACCTATAAATTTCTTCAAATCTTCTAATTTCTTTTTCATCTACTTTTTCTTTCATTTCTGGTAATGGTTTTCTGCTTTTAAACAAATATCTAAAATTTGTATAAAAAACAGCTGCTTTTTTATAATCTTCTTTTATTTTGTCTTTAAATTTTTCCCAGTCTATCTCATCATTAAACAAAATTTCAGCCCAGAGGAGTTTTTTTGCTTTCTTATCCTTTAAAATTTCATCTATAGATTGGTATTCTCTTCCTGTAAAAGCAGGGATTATTCTTAATTTCAACTTTTCTTTTCCTCTTTTAGTTCTTTAACAAATATATCCAGTCTATTTTTAAAATTAAACAAAGCTGTATCTTTTATAGAGTTTTTTATTGCAAGTTCTCCATGTTCTAAAATCTTCTCAGGATTAAGGTTGAACCTTTTTGCCACAAATAATGCATCTTTAAAATCTTCTTGTGTTCCTCTTCTTAATTTTGCAATCACAAAATCATAAGGGTCTAATATTTTTATGACTAAATTATTTTCCTGTAATACGATTTTTGCCCTTTCTCTATATCCTTCAGGCATTGAAACAACAGACCATCCAGCAATATTTTCACTTAAATCTGCTGGAATTCCTTTTTCTTTTAGAAAATGGAAAAGCTTAAATAAATCTCCTTTTTCTACTTCGGCGTCTATGTCTATGGTAGCTCTATCCTCTAATCCGTAAAGCTGCAAAGCAAGACCACCAATTAAAATTAATTCAAGTTGTTCACCAGTATCTTTAACAAATTCTTCTAAGATTTTTTTTACAGTTTCTATTTCTAAATTTTTCATTTAATCTATAAACTCCAAAATTTGATTAATGTTTTCTATTATCAGGTCTGGTTTTATGCCTTTTTCTAAATCTTGAGGGGTAAATTTGCCTGTTTTTACCAGTATTCCTTTTAATCCAGCGTCCATTGCTCCTTTAACGTCTGTCTCTATATCATCACCTATAACTGCCACCTCTTCTGGCTTTAATCCCATTGATTTTACAGCAAGTAAGAAAAAATCTTTATTCGGTTTACCTATAAGCTTTGCTTTTTTACCTGTTGCAAATTCCAGTCCCACAATATATGCTCCGCAGTCTAAAGATAATTTACCGTCTTTATCTCTGAAATATTTATTTTTGGCAGCTGCCAGCAGCTCAGCCCCTTCCATTAAATATCTAAAGGCTTTGTTCATATTCTCATAAGTGAAATTATCCCTTGCATCTCCAATCACCACATACTCAACTGGTTCTCTTTTGATATCTTTCATATCTTCAAGGGCAAGGTCTGTGAGGATTAAGAAAGCCCCTGCATCTTTTTCCTTTAAAAACTGCTTTGTAGCCTCAAGGGCAGAAAAAATTTCTTCTTCTTTGACATCAAATCCCATTTTGATTAACTTTTCATAAACAATTTTACGGGGTTTTGTGGTGGTGTTTGTGATAAATCTGACCGGATATTTCTCTTTTAGTTTTTTTAGGGTTTCCTGTGCACCTTCTATTGGCTTGTCTATAATGTATAAAACACCATCTAAATCCAGCAGAAAGCCTTTAATTTTTTTGAAATCAATCATTTTCAAACATCCTTTCTAATTCTGGATTTTTAAATCCTATACTCTTTATATATTTAAGATAATAACTTTTTAGATTTTCAAAAGGGTTATTGTTTCTTAAACTAAAGGCTATAAGTTCTTTCATAGGAACTTCTGTGAATAAAACATAAATCCTTTTTGTTACAGGTTTTTTCATTTCTTTGATAATTTGTGTAAATTCCTTTTCGGAAATAAAATCCTTATAGCTTCTGTTAACGGTTATCTCAACAGAAGTCATTTATTATTCTCAAAAAGTTCATCAATCAGTTGGAGAATTTTTCTCTGTCTTTCTTCCCCTTTTGGTAGTTCTTCACGGACTTTTTTAATCTGATTGAATATATCTTCTAAATTTTCTGGAAGGTTTTTTTCTATATGCTTTCTCAGTTTTGCTGATAGTCCTGGTAGATTTCCTGAGGTAGTAATTCCTATAACAATATCTCCCTTTTTCACATAGGCAGGAAAAATAAAATCGCAATAGTCAGGGCTATCAACTGAGTTAACCAGAATATTTTTCCCTCTTGTATACTCAAAAATCTGTTTTTGCAGGTTTATATCATCAACAGCAACAATAACAATCTTTTGTCCTTCAAGGTCAGAAAATCTGAACTCCCTTTGCTCGTAAGGGATATTTTTTTCCTGTAAAAGCTTAAAAGTATCAGGATGAAAATCCTTTGCAATAACTTTCATATCAGGCTCAAAGGGAAGAAGTTTTTCTATTTTACGCAGGGCAACTATTCCTCCCCCGATGATTAAAACTTTTTTTCCTTTTATGTCAACAAACATAGGAAATAGAGCCATCTTTACTCCGCCTTTAATATACTGAGGAATGCTTCCTGTGGAAGCTCAACTTTACCAAGCTGTTTCATTCTTTTCTTACCTTTTTTCTGTTTCTCAAGGAGTTTTTTCTTTCTGGTTACATCACCACCATAACACTTGGCCAGAACATCCTTTCTCAATGGTGCTACTCTTGCAGAAGCTACAACCTTTGAGCCTATAACAGCCTGAATTCTGACCTCAAATAGCTGTCTTGGGATAACTTCTCTCATTTTATCAACTATATTTCTTCCAACTCTGTAGGCTTTGTCCCTATGAACTATAAATGATAAGGCATCAACAGGCTCCCCGTTAATCTTAATATCCATTTTTACAAGGTCACCGGGTCTGTAATCCTTAAACTCATAATCAAATGAGGCATATCCCCTTGTGGCTGTTTTTAGTTTGTCATGGAAATCAAACAATACTTCTGCCATAGGTATATCATATCTAAGGAGGACGGTTTTTTTGTCTATATACTCAAATGATTTCTGGATACCTCTTTTTTCCTGAACAAGCTGCATTATTGCTCCCACATAATCATTTGGGGTGATAATATTTGCCTCAATGTATGGCTCAAGAATTTTTTCTATTACAGAAGGGTCAGGCATTTGGGCAGGGTTTCTAACCTCTATCTCTTCACCTTTTTTGGTTATGACTTTATATATAACGTTTGGTGCTGTGGTGATTAGCTCAATATCATATTCCCTTTCAAGTCTTTCCTGAACAATTTCCATATGTAATAGACCTAAAAATCCACATCTAAATCCAAGCCCAAGTGCTGGAGAACTTTCCATTTCATAGGTTAGAGCCGCATCATTGATTGAGTATTTTTCCAGGGCATCCCTTAAATCCTCAAAAAGTGTTGAGCCGGTAGGGTAGAGCCCTGCGTAAACCATTGGCTTTGCAGGTCTAAATCCGGGAACAGGTTCAGGTGTAGGGTTTTTAGCATCGGTTATTGTATCTCCTATTCGTATATCCCTTACATCTTTAATTGCAGCTGCTATATATCCAACATCGCCGGCTTTTAGACTTTCAAGCTGTGTCATATGTGGAGTTTGCGCTCCAACTTCCGTAACTTCAAACTCTTTTCCTGTGGACATTAATTTTATTCTGGTGCCTTTTTTTACCTCACCATCAAATATTCTGACAAAAGCAACAGCACCCCTGTATGAGTCGTAATATGAGTCAAAGATAAGGGCTTTTAGAGGCTTATTTTCTTCTCCTTTAGGAGGTGGAATTTTGTTTACAATTGCCTCCAGAATATCCTCAATACCTATTCCTGCTTTACCTGATGCAAGTATTGCTTCATCAGGGTCAAGTCCCAGAACATCTGCAATCTGCTCCTTTATTCTGTCAACGTCTGCAGATGGAAGGTCTATTTTGTTTATAACTGGTATTATTTCCAAATCCTGTTCAAGTGCCTGCCAGAATGTTGCTATAGTCTGGGCTTCTATACCCTGTGTGGCATCAATTAGCAGTAATGCTCCTTCGCAGGCTGCAAGTGAACGGGAAACTTCATATCCAAAATCAACGTGCCCCGGGGTATCAATCAGATGAAGTGTGTATTCCTCTCCATTTTTTGCCTTGTAGTTCAGTCTTACTGCCTGAAGCTTTATTGTGATACCCCTTTCCCTTTCTATATCAAGTGTATCAAGAAGCTGGTCTTTTTTTTCCCTTTCCTCAATAGCTCCGGTAAATTCCATTAATCTATCAGCAAGAGTTGATTTACCATGGTCAACATGGGCTATTATTGAAAAGTTTCTTATATGCTCCATTCTTTTACTCATTTATTACCTCAATCAGAATAAATTTTTAGAGTATAAATTATAATATTTTTCAAAGATTTCTAAAGATTAAAGGCTTTTTGCTTTTTGTAGAGCCTGGTCTAAAAATTTTCTCAGATTTTCCTCTGTCACTGCACCAAATATAACAACAAGTTTTTTGCCTTTAGGAGTTATTATATAACTGGTTGGTGTTCCTTGAACTGGAAATCTTACAAAATTACGTTTATGCCCCGGATAAATTGGGAAATTCGGGTCTGAAAAATCTCCTTTATCGCTGTCTATTACAATTCCTATAAACTGGAATTTGTCTTTGTATTTTGGTTCACTTAAAACTTTTTTTATTACTGGCAGTTCTTTCATACAGGATGTGCATGAGTAAGCAAGAAAATTTATAAATATCAATTTGTCCTCTGGAAGTGGGATAGGTTTTCCATCAGCGGATAGCAAAATACTTTTAAATGCTTCTTTATTATCAGCCTGTTCCTTCTGGCACGAAAAAGTTAAGAAAACCAGAAAAAATGTTAAAAAAGCTGATAACCCTTTTTTTATCATACCTTTTCCTGAACCCTTAATACTTTACCAAATAATTCCAGAGCCTCAACGACCTCTTTAGGCACTCTGGTAGTTCTTTCATCTTTACCATCCCTTAGGACGACTTTGTCCTCTTCTTCACCTAAGTATTTAAACAACCCCCACTGACCTTTTTCTCTAAACAAAACTATATCTTCTTTTGAAGGCATTAGTGGTGGGATTTTGCCTATTAAAACCCAGAGATTTCTTATTTTTACCCAGAAAACATTTTCTTTAAAATCTTCTATTTCCTCAACAAGCATTAAAGGAGTTTCCACATCCTCAAGCTTATCCATTGTGTTTTCATCTATCAGCTCGTAAGCTTTAAGGAAAACCGTTGGAATTTTTCTTTCCATTTACTCCTCGCAGGTTTGTGCTTTTCTGAGAGGTATAAGAGCGTTTCTGGTCTGTTCTTTAAGTATATTTATTGACTGGGCTGTCATAAAAAATGCATGCTCAAGATTTATCAAAGCCGCTTCCAAATCTTTATCTTTTGTGTTAAATCTCAGTTCCCTAAACTGTCTATGTAATTCATCAAGATTTGTTCCCAATTCATAAGCCAGTGTAAAAGCTTTCATAATAAGCTCGTCCATCTTTTGTCTTTCTTCTTTTGTCATTTTCGCCTCCTATTTTTTACTTCCGCATACATAACAGACGCCTGTTTCTGTTTTTGCCCAGTGTCTTGTTCCGGCGGGTAAATCCAGTCTATCTCCTTCATTTAAGACTATTTCGCCGTCCTCTGTTCCCATTATAATAGAACCTTTATAAACCCATCTTACCTCTTGATAAGGATGGGTATGCCAGTCATAGAAAGAACCGGCTTCATCACACCATGTAAAAATGTTCGTATATCCTTCTTTTTCAAGCTGCTGTTTAATAAGCTCTGGGTCTGTGATACCTGTTTTCTGTATCATTTTTTTCCTATTAAACTCCATGTTTCATGGTCTATATTATGGAGAATATACTCTGGGGCTTCTATTTCTATTACATATTTACCATCTATCACCACCGGTTCCCCATTTTCGTCTGTTCTGAATTTAAGCTCTGCAGCTTTATGTCCTTTTTTGAAAAATTCTATTTTATTACCATAATTTTTGATTTCTGTTATTCCATGCATATTCATCTGACGGACTATTACATCATCAATAAATTTTTTATCTGATATAGAGAAAATTCTCTGGCCTGGGCGTTCGTGGAACTGTTTATCGTTAAGCCAGACCAGAAAGGCAAATATTATTATGGACAGGTCAATAATTCCAAGGGAAACGGCATATTTTTTATCCAGAACAAAAAATGAAATAACTGTCAAAATGGTAAAAGCCACGATAAATCCAAGAATAATTTTTCCCATATTCATTATAAAAGCCTCAATACTCCATCCATTCTGTATCTTCAGGTATTTTAATATAAAGGTTTAGGGGATTTTTACTATATTCAAAATCATAAAATTCAATAGCAATTTTGTTTCCCTCTTTGTCCCAGATGGTCATTTTTTTAATATTAAGTTCATCTGATATCAGCATTGTGAACTTTTTTATATCTTTCTGGTCTTTGGGGACTAATACAAGTAGTGTATCTGTGCCTTTTTTCTCATTTTTTTCCAGTTTGAAAAGGGATTTGAGGCTTTTTCCTGAGGCTATTGTTTTGAATATTTTCAGCATTATAAACTGGTCAGAAAGCTTTGTTTTAACTGCCTGTTTTTCCTCTGGAGAATAAACGATTAGTTCATTGCCTTTGAGGAAATATATCTGTTTAACAGGCTTTGAATACTCCAGTTTCACCGTGTCCGGTTTTGATATAAATAGCTTTCCTTCATACTCATCAGGCTGGTCTAAGCCTTCCATAAAGGTCTGCTGTTTGAACTGTGCTGTTATTGAGCTTATCTGTGATAGCTTTTTCTCTAATTTGTCTAAAATATCAGCATAAGAAAAAGAAAAAACAAACAGGGAAAGGAAGATAAACTTTTTCATAAATTCCCCCTTAATACAGCCACATGGCCAGTTTTTTTCTATATTCCTTGGTTAATGGATTGCCTTCTCCAAGGATATTAAATATTGCTACCATTGCTTTTCTGCCTGCTTCATCTTTGTATTTTTTGTCCAGCTGGACAACTTTCAGGAATTTTTCCAGTGCATCTTTATATTGCTCCTGCAGTGCAAGGCAGGCTCCTTCTTTTAGGAGCTTATCAAGCTCATTTTCAGGTTGTAGTTCTTCACACCATTTTTTGAATGTGATTAATTCTTTTAATGCTTGTGCTTTTGTAAAGTATTCCTTGTGGTATTCCTTAATAGAGTTCAATA of Persephonella sp. IF05-L8 contains these proteins:
- a CDS encoding MFS transporter, producing the protein MHKKIEYQGKVIEITGNPQIGLIMATWGFFIGFAAVSLYGPVAKNLKEILGLSGFLMGLLVAAPNLTGSLLRIPFAAWVDKVGGKIPLATLLILAVIGMGGLSTLLYLYYPNLEPWMYWLILFFGFLSGCGIATFSVGIAQTAYWFPESKQGSALGIYAGVGNLAPGLFGMILPFALKEIGLTWSYIAWFGFLLVGTVIYILLAKDAPYFQLVKAGVPHDKAVELAKQLGQELIPTGGLISSLKNSARHIQTWALVALYFVSFGGFLALTGWFIVFWVQSYDVELRKAGLLMAFGFSLLASVIRIFGGWLSDKIGGELVAIMAYILILIGAIVVVVAVNHNFILSLTGEILMGAGMGIANGAVFKLVPKYVPHATGGAAGWVGGLGAFGGFVVPPILGLFVQNYGVVGYSKGFTVYIALAVFAIIISAVLWKFYGKEINKPIED
- a CDS encoding putative metalloprotease CJM1_0395 family protein, with protein sequence MIDGVGNSGAYYQGYKNINDIKLQQIIQQLRMTEQKVKAHEMAHKAAGGELTGAVHYKYKEGPDGKLYIVGGEVPIKVKEGKTPEETIQIAQKIKRAALAPADPSPQDRAVAARAAMIEMKARMELQKQQQEENNQQQKIDIFV
- a CDS encoding DUF6036 family nucleotidyltransferase, producing the protein MKNLEIETVKKILEEFVKDTGEQLELILIGGLALQLYGLEDRATIDIDAEVEKGDLFKLFHFLKEKGIPADLSENIAGWSVVSMPEGYRERAKIVLQENNLVIKILDPYDFVIAKLRRGTQEDFKDALFVAKRFNLNPEKILEHGELAIKNSIKDTALFNFKNRLDIFVKELKEEKKS
- a CDS encoding TIGR01458 family HAD-type hydrolase — encoded protein: MIDFKKIKGFLLDLDGVLYIIDKPIEGAQETLKKLKEKYPVRFITNTTTKPRKIVYEKLIKMGFDVKEEEIFSALEATKQFLKEKDAGAFLILTDLALEDMKDIKREPVEYVVIGDARDNFTYENMNKAFRYLMEGAELLAAAKNKYFRDKDGKLSLDCGAYIVGLEFATGKKAKLIGKPNKDFFLLAVKSMGLKPEEVAVIGDDIETDVKGAMDAGLKGILVKTGKFTPQDLEKGIKPDLIIENINQILEFID
- a CDS encoding bifunctional precorrin-2 dehydrogenase/sirohydrochlorin ferrochelatase, translated to MALFPMFVDIKGKKVLIIGGGIVALRKIEKLLPFEPDMKVIAKDFHPDTFKLLQEKNIPYEQREFRFSDLEGQKIVIVAVDDINLQKQIFEYTRGKNILVNSVDSPDYCDFIFPAYVKKGDIVIGITTSGNLPGLSAKLRKHIEKNLPENLEDIFNQIKKVREELPKGEERQRKILQLIDELFENNK
- the lepA gene encoding translation elongation factor 4, with translation MSKRMEHIRNFSIIAHVDHGKSTLADRLMEFTGAIEEREKKDQLLDTLDIERERGITIKLQAVRLNYKAKNGEEYTLHLIDTPGHVDFGYEVSRSLAACEGALLLIDATQGIEAQTIATFWQALEQDLEIIPVINKIDLPSADVDRIKEQIADVLGLDPDEAILASGKAGIGIEDILEAIVNKIPPPKGEENKPLKALIFDSYYDSYRGAVAFVRIFDGEVKKGTRIKLMSTGKEFEVTEVGAQTPHMTQLESLKAGDVGYIAAAIKDVRDIRIGDTITDAKNPTPEPVPGFRPAKPMVYAGLYPTGSTLFEDLRDALEKYSINDAALTYEMESSPALGLGFRCGFLGLLHMEIVQERLEREYDIELITTAPNVIYKVITKKGEEIEVRNPAQMPDPSVIEKILEPYIEANIITPNDYVGAIMQLVQEKRGIQKSFEYIDKKTVLLRYDIPMAEVLFDFHDKLKTATRGYASFDYEFKDYRPGDLVKMDIKINGEPVDALSFIVHRDKAYRVGRNIVDKMREVIPRQLFEVRIQAVIGSKVVASARVAPLRKDVLAKCYGGDVTRKKKLLEKQKKGKKRMKQLGKVELPQEAFLSILKAE
- a CDS encoding TlpA disulfide reductase family protein, producing the protein MIKKGLSAFLTFFLVFLTFSCQKEQADNKEAFKSILLSADGKPIPLPEDKLIFINFLAYSCTSCMKELPVIKKVLSEPKYKDKFQFIGIVIDSDKGDFSDPNFPIYPGHKRNFVRFPVQGTPTSYIITPKGKKLVVIFGAVTEENLRKFLDQALQKAKSL
- a CDS encoding replication initiation protein; the encoded protein is MTKEERQKMDELIMKAFTLAYELGTNLDELHRQFRELRFNTKDKDLEAALINLEHAFFMTAQSINILKEQTRNALIPLRKAQTCEE
- a CDS encoding cupin domain-containing protein; the encoded protein is MIQKTGITDPELIKQQLEKEGYTNIFTWCDEAGSFYDWHTHPYQEVRWVYKGSIIMGTEDGEIVLNEGDRLDLPAGTRHWAKTETGVCYVCGSKK
- a CDS encoding outer membrane lipoprotein carrier protein LolA, yielding MKKFIFLSLFVFSFSYADILDKLEKKLSQISSITAQFKQQTFMEGLDQPDEYEGKLFISKPDTVKLEYSKPVKQIYFLKGNELIVYSPEEKQAVKTKLSDQFIMLKIFKTIASGKSLKSLFKLEKNEKKGTDTLLVLVPKDQKDIKKFTMLISDELNIKKMTIWDKEGNKIAIEFYDFEYSKNPLNLYIKIPEDTEWMEY